In the Populus trichocarpa isolate Nisqually-1 chromosome 8, P.trichocarpa_v4.1, whole genome shotgun sequence genome, CTTTTTGGCAGTTCAAGAGAAGCAATAGTCTGAATTGTGATAGCACTAGAAGCAAAGGCCTCATTCGATCGCTACACTTTCTTTCAAGAAGCAACTCTACTGGGTCAGCTCCAAATCCTCCAAAACAAGCAATGTTATCCAAGGAGACTCAAAAGCCTCAATTGCAGAAACAAGCTTCTGTTCCAAGTAGAAAATCATCGGTACCCAGTTCTGCTGCATTTTATTCTTACAATTCACAGCAGAAGCCCCCTCTGTTAAGGAAATGTGGTTCTTATGGAAACGGGGTCAGAATTAGTCCTGTCTTGAATATACCACCACCCTACATTTCCAGAGGAACAGTCAATCTTTTTGGTTTAGGTTCGCTGTTTTGTAACGGTaaggtaaaaaagaagaagagatgactatttgttatttttagtagTTGGTGGCTCAAGTACAGGTGTATTCAGCTGCTATCATTTTGGTTCGTGGATGAGCATGTGATTAATTATAGTCtgtaaattgaaagaaaattctaGCGAAGAAATGATTAGATCTCAAAGAAGAAACTCGACCACTACAAGTGTTGATCACTTCTGGGAAGTGAAAACTACAGTACCAGGGAGGAGGGGTCGTGATTTTTTGGATGATGGTGACTGTTGTCGATGCCTACCTATCAACATGGCAATCGCTTTGGGAGACAGATGAACAAGGTATTCCTCTCTTTCATTGCTATCCCTATccatgcttttctttctttttatcttttgatttcttttctttttctggtttttagtaGCTTAATCGATTAATTGTGGctctcttttgttcttttgttcttttgaactTGATTTGAGGCCTCGTTTGTCCTTTTCTTTCGTacataatttaataaagaagATGGTTCAATTTGACCATACTATTACAGGGTCCATGAGTTCTTCTGGTCCTTTTGTTCTGTGTTTGCTGATTCAAGACAAAACAGTATGAAGTGGTTCCATTCAGGAATCAAAAATGAATGATTAAGAGGGGCCCCCTTGAGCTTTTCTGACCCAAATAATACTAATAGTTTCTCCTGTTGGT is a window encoding:
- the LOC7488367 gene encoding uncharacterized protein LOC7488367; amino-acid sequence: MAIDVCSEISSAGISPRISFSHDLNQTTDAVSIEDHYHRRLDSSLLDSDFDFCFGNSFVQELSSADELFSNGKILPVEIKKHIISSKDTDQLKSLISQPQRNSSETTEKKQLKEFLSMSLDADEKPASKSFWQFKRSNSLNCDSTRSKGLIRSLHFLSRSNSTGSAPNPPKQAMLSKETQKPQLQKQASVPSRKSSVPSSAAFYSYNSQQKPPLLRKCGSYGNGVRISPVLNIPPPYISRGTVNLFGLGSLFCNGKVKKKKR